The Kitasatospora paranensis genome has a window encoding:
- a CDS encoding dihydrodipicolinate synthase family protein, with the protein MTDIDLPGTGRYRMREPERPDRPAGPPTTRIAFAAAHVVADPLGDNAPGAPAAVDWDATLAFRHHLWSLGLGVADAMDTAQRGMGLDWAATRELITRSGAEARATGGRLACGVGTDQLTTPARTLGEVVAAYEEQLAVVEEAGAQPVLMAGRALAALARGPEDYLTVYGRLLARGSRPVILHWLGEMFDPALAGYWGSTDLDEAAKTVLTLIEEHAGRIDGIKISLLDAERETALRRALPPGVRLYTGDDFHYPELIRGDGLGHSDALLGVFDPIAAVAAAALQALDAGDTARYDALLAPTVPLARHLFAAPTYHYKTGIVLLAWLAGHQEHFTMVGGAQSGRSVPHLVELFRLADRAGVLPDPELAVRRMRQFLAVAGVTA; encoded by the coding sequence ATGACCGACATCGACCTTCCCGGCACCGGCCGGTACCGGATGCGCGAGCCCGAACGGCCCGACCGGCCGGCCGGGCCGCCCACCACCCGGATCGCCTTCGCCGCCGCCCACGTCGTCGCCGACCCGCTCGGCGACAACGCCCCCGGCGCGCCCGCCGCCGTGGACTGGGACGCCACCCTCGCCTTCCGGCACCACCTGTGGTCGCTCGGCCTGGGCGTCGCCGACGCCATGGACACCGCCCAGCGCGGCATGGGCCTCGACTGGGCCGCCACCCGCGAACTGATCACCCGCTCCGGGGCCGAGGCCCGGGCCACCGGCGGGCGGCTCGCCTGCGGCGTCGGCACCGACCAGCTCACCACCCCCGCCCGCACCCTCGGCGAGGTCGTCGCCGCGTACGAGGAACAGCTCGCGGTGGTGGAGGAGGCCGGTGCGCAACCCGTCCTGATGGCCGGCCGGGCGCTGGCCGCCCTGGCCCGCGGGCCGGAGGACTACCTCACCGTCTACGGGCGCCTGCTCGCCCGGGGCAGCCGCCCGGTGATCCTGCACTGGCTCGGCGAGATGTTCGACCCGGCGCTGGCCGGCTACTGGGGATCGACGGACCTCGACGAGGCCGCCAAGACCGTGCTCACCCTGATCGAGGAGCACGCCGGCCGGATCGACGGCATCAAGATCTCGCTGCTGGACGCCGAACGGGAGACGGCGCTGCGCCGCGCCCTGCCGCCCGGGGTGCGGCTCTACACCGGCGACGACTTCCACTACCCGGAGCTGATCCGCGGCGACGGACTCGGGCACAGCGACGCCCTGCTGGGCGTGTTCGACCCGATCGCGGCCGTCGCCGCCGCCGCCCTGCAGGCCCTGGACGCGGGCGACACCGCCCGCTACGACGCCCTGCTCGCCCCCACCGTGCCGCTCGCCCGCCACCTGTTCGCCGCGCCCACCTACCACTACAAGACGGGCATCGTCCTCCTCGCCTGGCTGGCCGGCCACCAGGAGCACTTCACCATGGTCGGCGGGGCGCAGAGCGGACGTTCCGTCCCGCACCTGGTCGAGCTGTTCCGGCTGGCCGACCGGGCCGGCGTGCTGCCGGACCCGGAGCTGGCCGTCCGACGGATGCGGCAGTTCCTGGCCGTGGCGGGGGTGACGGCATGA